The Anopheles maculipalpis chromosome 3RL, idAnoMacuDA_375_x, whole genome shotgun sequence genomic sequence TGCCTGAAACGTTCGCTAACCAGTCGTACGCACAGGTGAATGGCCGTTTTATTGCACACGTGTAGTGTACCGTAAACCACCGTTTCCACGTTTGTATCCTTCGACAAAGTTTCAACGTTCCTGCAGAGAGGTGTTTAACTTCACCGATCCACGCAACTGCTGCAGCATACCGTACCTTCTGCCATTGGACGTTTTGGAGCCTTGTATACAACGAATTCCACTCACGTCCAATGCCTGGGAAGGTGAAAATGTAAGTAGATAAGTGAATTTTCAGATATGTGATTCATTTATGTCTCATACTATGAGCGATCTCGTCAAACTAAGGATGGATCCATTAAAGGGAACTATTGAAATTTCGGACGATCATACAAGGAACCTAGGAAAATCAGCACAAGACCCATTAGAGGCTTCTACAGCCCGATTGTACGAGATTTGTCGGAGATCTGCACATATTTCTGGGTTTAATGGAGTTCGTTATTGATGGATGACCTGTTCTTCCACTACTGGTTGACTACTAAAAACCTTAATTCTTCATAGCTCAGGGCCTAGCAGCCTTTTAGATGTCAATAAACCCGTCGAAGGAGATATTTTTGCCACATTAACGTTTACTTTTTGACCAAATTCATCTCATGTGAATGATTCAGAACTTGTctatttcaaaataataacGTATCGGGTAGGTGTTTTAGCATGCGTAAACGTATTTGAATGATATACTGATTGTTCTTTCTCGCTAGAAATGCTCAGCGCAATATTGGACCGAAACGAATGAGTGTAATATGTTGGTGCGTAAGCTGAACGAATGCCCATACTTTCTGGTACATTCAGacagtttttaaatttgtaaaagaCACCGTTTTCGGACGTTTGATCATTGCTTTTGTTATAATTCTTACTGCAACACAAACCTGGTGTACATTTTAAATACATATATTTGGTTTGACTTAAGTAGTAATAATGATAACCTTGCTAACGTCCATGCTGCATCTCGCATCAATACACACTTATTGGCTTCTTGGGGTGCAGTAAACGGGTGAATAGAGAAGttaaattgaaatgttttacacGACCCAACTGTACTTTACAGTGACGTGCGTTCATTTCGGCTGGCAATAAAACAGGCATTATGCCGATTACGGCTAAAACATCTACTGTAATAAATTAATGCTACTACCACAATTAATCTTCTAATCTCTCTGTTGCTATTGTTGGTCGAATATTTCCCAACTGCAAGCCTTAAATCATTGATAAGTTACTTACTATATACATCAGAACGGGTTTGGAGGGTTTGAACTATGCATAGGTTTGGAGCAAAGTCGTTAAAAACACATAAGCATGTACAATTAAACGTCTAGCTTTAAggtaatttcaaataaaacaaccgtTGTGGTAATGTGTCAAAAACGAGAAGCTACATGATCTTCGAGGAAAACGCACATATCGGTCAGTCAGTGATCTATCGTCGGTGCTACGCTATACATATATGCTCATACTGTATAATTCTATCCAATCCTAGTATATTAACACAATAATGCTGCTAAAGGATAATTTTACACATAAGCTCCTGAAGCCTTCGTAATCTAATGATTGCAGCAATGATTACTCTACTTGCCTGTACCACTGCTGTCCTGATTAGTTCGCTTTTGTACGATAACGATGGCGTAGAAGGGATTCCATTTCAATAAATGCCTGCCCCGTATCTGCGTCCTGTGCTCTATCGCTTATCGAGCGATATACAGTAACACTTTAGTGGTTTTAAAACTAATTCACTTTTCTTTAAGACTCTTTAAGATCCGGCTAATGAATGCACTATGACTACTGCACTGGGATATCTTATTTTATCTTACACATTCCCTCTCTTCCTAAATGCTTTACtatgaaatcttttaaatcacATGCAAATGGCAGGCGATCTTTGCGAataaaatagtacaataattACAATGGGATGAATGGATCCTTGCAGCACTTTTTTAACTCTTACCGTTAAAGATCATATCGATAGAGAGCACAGTTTTACCCAGCCCCCTGCTTCTGTCGCCTGCTGACTTTTACTAGGAAAAGTTGCTCAACTTACGACTGtctgctggtggtgatgatttGCGGCGTATCGAAGATAATGTTCGACGGCAACGTAAATACCGCATTCCCATCCATGGAATTGATGATTGTCGTACGGCCGGCACCTAAACTTGCCAGCGTTGCACCCTGCGCGTTAGTAAGCGTCTGTACGGTACCACTGTTGGCAGCGGACGAAACCGTTGTCAACGTTTGACCGGTCATGTTGTTGGGAAGTGCTATCTGTAAGTGCTGAATAATTGATTTGCCATTGGCTGTTGGTATCTGGGCGGGGATGGTAAatatttgttgctgctgttgctggtgctgctgggtGGTTGTGCCGTTTTGAtactgtggctgctgctgttggatgAGCTGATGGACTTGCTGCTGGATCGGTAGCTGGATGGTTGCGGTTGCGGTCGGCATATGGGTGATGGTTAGTGGTACCGATTGCACAACCGTTGCCTGTTGCGGTGGTTCCGAAGCGACCACGCTTGGTACGACAGCCTGTGCCAAAGGGGGAGGTTGGGAAGCTTTCGACACCGTACTGGTCGAATCCAGTACGGTGATCGTGTTTACTGATGTTTGCTGTTTCGGTTCCAGCTTTACTATCTGTTTCTTCGTCAGTGTTGGCTGCAAGGAAAGTGAAGTGCTTCAGTACAAATGCGCGCAATAtctcttttaaaaaatcctgCTCTCCTTTTACCTTTAACGGATCTGATTTCTCGTCGTAACAGCCATTCGTGACCTTATGCTTCAGAAATTGATTCTTTGACGTGAATTCATTGTTGCAAATTTTGCAGCTGAAAGTTGAAGAGTTCGGTAGTTCCTGGTGCGTTCTGTTGATGAAAGGACAAAAtcgaataattaatttaataatatactCTTACGAATGATAATCCAACCAAAGGGGAAACTAAGTCAAGAAAGCTAGTAATTGCAAATCCCAGAGCTCTTGAGGCCCCTCCAATGGAGTGACTCACGAACTTAAGATAAAGTAGCCAGACCGTGGGTTATtctaatctcaaaaatcttgtTTTAAAACTACAGAGACATTGCCACCCTAAGCGAAACAAAGGTCATTTTACTGGACAAATACTCACTTTCTGTGTTTGTTGAGATTATCCTTGCGCGAAAACATCTTTTGGCACTTGTCACAGTCGAACTGCTTCTGCCCGGTGTGCGAAACCGTGTGCCGCAGCAGATGCTCCTTGCGgctgaagcttttattacagTCCGCCGCTTCACACTTGAACGGACGCAGCCCGATGTGCGATTTAAGATGCTGCACCAAATGCTCCTTCCGCCCGAACGTTTTATGGCACACATCGCACGTCGTAATGCTCACAGCACCATCCGTCCGTCCTGTCGCATTGCCAACATGCTCACCCGGCCGACCACCGGACCCTTTCGCTTGCTGATCGGACGCGACCGACTCCGTCTTGCTCGACATTGCCGAAATTGCATTCATCTGTTGCGATGCAACCAACGATTGGGCGTTTCGCTCTGCTTTTGATTCGGCGTTCTCGTTGCCGCTACTATCATGGTCACTAAGCGAACGGTTCTCGGATGAATTGCTAGCCGATGTGTTGTTCAGCATAGAAACGTTGCTGCCATTCGACGATGCTAGTGACCGCGCTGATGTAATGACAAGTCCGACACGACCACCGGTCGTTGAGGCCGGTTTGTCACCAGCTGATGTACTGCTGGTGCCTTTCTGACCGTTTCCATCCTGTCCATTGATGATAGTGGTTTGTTTCGGTGCGGTGGCCGCATGAGCTAGCTTCGGTGGATTAGATGTCGGCTGTCGGGGTGGTATAGCTTTGCGGGGTGCGGTGACGACACGTAGTTCGGATTTCGGTCCTGCCGACGTTGCATGTGATACAATGGCacgttgttggttttgttgcactgcggtggtggtagtgttAGTGCTTTGTTGCGGTTTCTTTACGATTTGTGTTTgtatctgttgctgctgttgctgctgctgctgctgttgctgttgctgttgctgttgctgttgctgttgctgttgctgttgctgttgctgttgctgttgctgctgttgctgctgctgctgatgctgatgcacTGGTTGCAGCGCCGCTTGTTGAACTGGTGTCGTCGTCATGACAACGCTCGCCGGCTGTCCACCGTTATCGGCAATCGTTTGTGTCTGCGATGACGTTTTCCCGACCAGCGTCACATAGTTACCGTTGCTTACTTGCGCCTGTACCATCGGTTGGTTTTGTCCAATAATTGTCATCGGTGGCATGGCAGTTACCGGCTGGGCAATGGTTGCCATACTATACTGTGGCATTGCCGTTTGCTGCATCGCCAACGGTGGATGTTGTACCGGTGCCAGTCGCATCACTCCGTCCGGTCCAGTTTCGAACTTTAGTAGTAGCTGCACCTGTTGGTTCTGAGGCGCGTTGCTTACCACCTGCTGTCCGAGCATCGATATGGTAGGTGcgctgttattattattattattattactaacATCATCCGTAGAGCCATCACTCTTCAACACCACCGGTACGATAcatctgttgttgctgttgttattattgttggaGATAAGCTTTACTTCCGGCAGATTGTACGTCTTCTGTGGGGTGGAAGTGTAGATGGTGCCAGCATTCGATATGATCATATTAGCCGACGAAACCGTACCAGCAGCAGTGCCGGGCGATGTAATGGTTGGAGCTTCAATCGTAAAGTTGCCAACGTTGGTTGTCTTTTGTGGTGATGCTTGCTGTACCggttgttttatgatttgaaTGGTccgtttccgttttgcttCTGTTGCATCAGTCTGCggaagagagagggaaagagatagagagaaaagtTAAACAGCGGAATAAATGGCATGGTATAAGAGAATGTTcggttttcaattaaattcaaatggTTGCCAAAACTCGAATGGGAAACGGTATCGATTGTAATGCATTACCTTAGCAATTGGTGCAGCGTCTCGCTTAATCGGCTTCTGTGGGCTCGATTTTATCTTAATAAACTCATCCACTTGTGTGAAGGTCCTGAAGCAGATGTTAAATGTGAGACGTACATGAGTAAATAGCATTACATTACAGTGACTATCTCTGACCGAAAGATCCAACTTACGTTTGCGCCTGCGCACTATTCTCCAGCTTGTACTGTATGTTGTTTCCCTTGATCGTGGTTCCCGCATCGAATGTTATCGTGTACTGCTGGTTCGGTTGCTGCTGATTCTGGATGGTCAGTATTTGCGGTTGATttagctgttgctgctgctgctgctgctggtgtccCGTTGTTTGCACCATTTGATTCACTTCGCCCTCCGCTTTTATGCCCACCGACTGTATGATGGAGCTAAGAAAGTCTCCACCGGTGCTGGTTCGCATGGTGGATGGTACGGCTGAGAGAGAGACGTTAGGTTGTACGTTCGCACCGGAACTGCTTATCGTGCTAACGATCGTACCGCTGCCGTTAACCGTCTGGACAATGCTTTTCGGTACCGTGTTGATGAGTATCGGTGCAGCAGTAGCTGTTGTGGTTtgctgttgccgttgttgttgctgtcgctgctgctgctgctgctgctgcgtggaTTTTGCTTGCAACGTTCTGTTGCTGGCGACCGTCGTAGTAGGTGAAATGTGTACCACGCTTGTCTGCGTACGGGTCACCGTTTGTGGTGTATCTTTCGCCTTCACGTCACGGATGTAAACCTTGCCACCGTTCTCAACACTGCGGGAATGCAGACAGCTTTCCAGCAAGCTCTGGGCCCTTACTGCAGCTTCGCGAAATTCTTTGTGTGCTTCCACCTGCTTCAAACAAGCGGTACATACGGATTTTGGCAAACGATCCGATTCGGTGatctaaaaaaacaaacacttatTACCCTTTTGCATCGTATCAATCCTCCACAGTCCGAAAAGCTAATATAAACAGTACTTACCTTGATGCCGAGCGATTCTGCAATCTTGTGGTTTATACGCTTCTTACGCCCTTCGTCCGAGTAGATGCCTAACCGTGGACCATTGGTGCTCGCGCACAGGCGACACAGTTCGGAAAAGTTTACGCACTTGTACTCCGTCATAGCTGTCCTGGACTGACTAACTTTAATCTTACTTAACCCCAACCGGGGTTGTTGTCCCAACCTGCTCGAGTCTCTTCCTAGCTGCACTGCTGGGGCACAGATACGCGGTTTTCCCGCGCTAGTGGATGCTACCTCTTTGCAACTTGTTGTTTATCATCTTTTGCACAATTTGTAGCATCAACACATGCTTTTTTGTGCGACTACCACCCCTCCGCATTTAAACACTCACGCATACGCatacaccaaacaaacacacacattcaaacgCACAAGATGTTGCTATGCCCGTAACCTGCCGCCGCGCGAACTTCGATGACACAGAACACTAAAGACTGCAAACACCCTTTTGGCTTCATTGGCCACAAGCACGAACAAATATTGCACTTAGAACATTGCAATCACCACACGGTACGACAGTTTCTGGCCCATTTTTGATAGCTGCCATGCCCAGATTTTACCCCCGTCGTACGCAACAACAAACCACCCCCACACCTTACAAAAAACGGAAGCGTCTAATCAATTGCACCGTCCCGCTGCTGCAGCACGGCAGGAATCTATATGTATTGTGCGTATCTTTACTCTACACAGCTTCCCTACCAAGCGTATCACACACTACACACGACAgacactattttttcattaaattttcctgCCTAAAGCCAGGAACGGGCGCTACGCCGTGACGCTGGTTCAGATTTtactttgcgtttttttgttttcaatttttatcccGTTCTGACAAAACAGCGActtgacgcacacacacgcgcgcacacgaTATCGTTCAATAAAGCGAACCAAGGTGAATAGAGACCGTCGCTTTTGGCTGTCAAAACGGggcgtgaaatatttcacaacgttttattttcttttttaaattaaatgtttcgttggtggaaaacaatcaaatattttttaaatattcctttTGCTGTTGGTATTTTGCAAGTTTTGAAGTTCATTAAACTCACAAATGGTtctaaatgatttttaaaaaacaatcaatgaaTTCAGTTTGGTGCAAAACTcatgtttcaaaaatttttccaTGTGCTATTAACCTTGGCTGCTAACAGAATTGCGAAGGAACGCGATCGGACGGTCGCATGGATGAAAGgctgttttaaataaacggtTGTGAATAAATAACAGCCCTCATAATCCGGGTTCTCctgaagcaacagaaaaaaaacgacttaCCTGCAAATAAATAGcattattcattttaaaacCAACAACACCCTCTGTTTGTTCCATCGATTGTaggtaaaaatatattttattacacaGTTCATTACGTTGCACTTTTTTTGCTATTGGATCTACTTCCTTACCACTGCAAAGAGCGACATCATGCTTAGCTTACTGTTACATGTATTACATTATGCTTAACTTGACGTTGCCTATTGTTCACTAATATTCCAAGCATTCCTTCAAATGGAATTTGCTGGTTGCATACTTATTTTCTAGGATTACATTAAAGATATATCTTGCATAAGCGATTTTACGACTCATTGACCGTTGAAACTCTATTAAATCGATGCAAACGGTACGTGTTTCAATATGCTGCTCGATCTACAACAGTCTATTAAGGAGTAGATTTTGTCCGCCGAAGGGATATAGCACCGAAAGTGTCCACGGTCaatagagggagagagggagagggcgAGAGAGCATTGTTTCATACTCCTGCTTGCTTAACCTTTTTATGTTGCACTTATGATCACGCTATAGAAAACAGCTAAACTACCATCCAATTACCGACAAATTCCTTTTCTATCTCTCATTTACAAGGGACCAAAACCGACCTACATCTAGACAGCTGGTTTGATGTCCACTTAGTTCCGTACCTTGGCCCTTACCGGGGTAGGAGAGTGTGCCGGTGACGCGTTCCGACTGTCCGTGGTGGTACTGCCATCCACCGAATTACGACGCACGGTTTCGCCCGTTCCGTTCGATTCCAACGATGCTTCGTACTTTTTGATGAGCGCATTATTGTTCGCATAAGTCACCTCAAGTCTGCCGGTGTTGGAAGGGCGGGttgaaaagaagagaaatctTAAAGTTCGAACTAAACTTATCCAACAACAGTCTTTCCCATCAACATGCAGAGCGAACTATTTCTTggatgatagttttttttgcagGTGAGAAGGAAAGCGTAATTTTAAACATGCAGAACCCTTCTTGTCGGCCTCCCGAGTTCATCATAGGAGAGAAGGAATTAAAGTCAATCGTTAAGGGTTAGCTTGCAATTGTGGATGCCTAGTTTGGCTGGTGGTTTTTTGTGTATATTTGTTAGCACATCGGTTACTTTAACAACAACATCCGTACTGTGTGTGTTGTCCCTTGGCGGACTCTTACTTTGGCACTTCCAACGGTCGGATCAAGCTCTGTATGATCTTCCGATTGGCCGAGAGCGCTGGTCCGCTCACGCACAGCGTGGCCGACTTTAAGTAGTTGACCAGATCCTTTGTGTAGTTTTCTTCGCCCTCCTTGCCGACCGCCTTCGTGTCCTTCGAGGAGTTGAAATTGAACGGAAATACTTTGCGGAACTTGGAGCGAAAACCTATTTGGAGCATGCATAAAGAGCACACTTGAGGTGAGAAAAGGGACAACTTTTGGCACTTCAATTTTAACTACCGTTTTGTGTTGGTTGTGGCGTAATGCTGCAGCTGCGTGCCTTGAGCGCATTCTTGTCCACCGGAAGATTGATGTCGTGCGACCATCTACCGCAGGGTGTCGATTTGTCCAGCAACCGTGCCCGGGCGCACTGTTCTATCGTTTCTGCACAGGTGTGTCTGAATGGAAAGGGCGACAAAAGAGAGTTGCTTTTAAGAGTTGTGACCACCTACACGAGACGGTACGATTGCATGCCTACCTGCCACAAAAGCGAGCCCACTGTTCCGCCCTAAATCCTCGTCCGGTATCGGTTTCGACTGGCGATGCCCCTGTCCGAGGGAGGGAACAACGCGAATTACCAGGAAGCACCGGGGAAAGACACCACGTGGCgaggaaataggaaaaatggaaaatatcttCACCGAAAACACCGGCCCACCGTGTGACACTTACCAGCAAAGAGCAGCAGCTTAGCGCACCGGGTCCTACCCTGAAGGGCGGCCTTCATCAGTGGCGTGAAGCCGAGGTTGTTTTTCGGATCGATGATCAAGCTGCGACATTTGGTGATGAGCATGTTCACCACGTCCGAGAGACCTGCACGATTATGGGCACAAAATGGGAAGAGAAGACGATTCAAGGGTTTAATGTCAattctccgtttttttttcgttcagtGTTCAAGTATCGTATGTCACTCGTTTCGTTCGTGCCCTGGATGGTTGTTGACCTGGCAGAAGGTTCCGAACAGCACGCACTCTGATGCATTATAAACTAATTCCTTAAGCATGCACACATAAAATAGTGCCATAGAGAGGACACATGGACAGGTTGCATATCAATGTTCCCTTccccacacacataaacaagcTTACCGGCCTGGGCAGCGAAATGCAGCGGCGTGTTACCCTCGTTGTCCGGTTTGTTGACATCGATGCCGGGCAGTTGCAAAAACAGCTCcaaaaagttggttaaattcgtCGAGCAGATGTACGAGATGGCCGTCTGGAAGTGGAGAGGAGAACGGAAAGGACACAAGTTGACGAGGCGGTTATTGTAAGTGGATGAGCGAATCATCACGCACACGGTACTTCATGCggtgaatttattatttttacgatTACCAAACAAACGGTCAAGCGGGCCAAGCGGGTTTTGGCCAAGGGTAGGGCATGTTTTCGTAGCATTTCATGCATACGGTAAAGTTCATTAATCCGTGCGTTGAAATGATCGGAAATGGACCAATAGCGGAAAAGGAAGTGGTAAGCTGTCACGTACTTTACGCGGAAGGTTAGGTAAATTTAGTTAAATCAATCTTTGCTTCAAAATTGAACCTTGTACAGCTCTTGCACGACGAATAAAGCACGCAAGAAAATCGGTTACagttattcattatcatcaagAATCGTTTTTTGGGAGTTAGCTGATATCGTCAACCTTTCAAACTCTTTATTGGTCTTGAAGATCTGTTAGTACTCTTGTAACCTTTGCTACAAAAGGCTTGAATGAGATCCTTCGTAAGTGGTATCCAAGATGAATATAATATTGGAAACAGCTCAAGTCGATTTAGAATAGTTTTAGAGGATCTTGTCTTGTTCTTGTCTTTTTGTCTTGGCCATGCCTGGGCATCTGGAGGCCGCCACCTCCGCCCATAGGTTAATTTGCCACTGTAGACATGATGTAAAAGCTGGTCCAAAATTTTGTGGATCACTACGGAATAATAGAGCAAAATATGTAAATGTTCTTGGCTTACAGACCTTTTAGGTTAGGTCCTCCATCAAATGGCTTGGTAGACTTATAGGGCTTAATAGACTACAGAGGAATGGCGCACAGAGAATTTGAATCCCAAGccagccgtgtgaagaccggcgcacGGCGGTGGcgagatttcaatttttttattaaattaggTAATTCTTCGTTGAAATAGTCAAATTTTTATAGTTCAAAATAATAGCAAATTCAGTACAATTTATAGCTtcaattttgtattatttttttcctactctTAGATACCATACCCAACTGCCGTATTAAAAGGGATTTGAATCAATGCGCACATATTCTTCAACGCTTAAGGTCAATTGATGAAAAAAAGGGGTCTAAAAATCTTCTCAAGGGTGCAGAAGAAAGGGCAGTTGCCGCCAGTTAGAGGTTATCAAATATCATAAATAACATTCAAAAATACGACGTGTTTATCACGGACAAAGCAAATTATCCTAATTAACCACCCCTAAAATCATTAGCTGTTTGAGGGTCATTTCCAATTTTACTAAACACGTGACAAAGCTTATAAACCACCTTTTTGTGaattaagaacaaaaataCCCACTTCATTAAAACAGGCAAGAAAACCCACGAAAtagcaggaaagaaaaaccacaaacacatacgcTCATCAACCTCTAAAGTATAGCAAAGTGATGGAATCCGTTGCAAATGGGCGAACGATCGGGATCGAGATCGCTTGGCCTTTGTGCTTGTTGCTGTTCTTAATAAATCGCAAAAAATAGTACCATCTAGTCGCTAAAATCTTTCTTCATCTGTCCGGCACGAAATCGAACACAATTATTGTGCCCTCCcctccccttttttccctcctcaggcacacatacacaccccaCCTCGGGCGGAAAAGGAATTGGCCAACACGAACGAACGCGCGTTAGCCGATGACAACAGGCGTAAACAAATTGCGCCGTCCGTAATCGAGAGATCGGCACCATTTTCCAACCCCATTTTtcgaacacacgcacacacacacacacatacacatgcatGCATACATGCGGCACGGATTAtgttctttccattttttgagccttatttttcatgtctttattttccttccattttttcattttagaaAATCTTCTATTGTAAGAATAATTAGTACAACGTAACTAACTGTTCACCTTGTTGCAATTTACtgttgtattttcttttaacGTCCACCACCCACTCCCGGTACCCCCCCATTTGAACCGTGCCTGTGCCAAAGCAAATAGTAGTTTAAAAATCGCCGcaaggaagcaaaagcaaaagactCAAAACCGGGAAATGGTCCTACACAGTAAACGGTACTGTTTCACATCTTGCGTTGTGTATTGGCTGGTTTTCATGTAAATttgctcgttttgtttttgtccctcAATGTGTTTAATGGCCTATAAGACGTTCCCGGTTCCAACGCGGAACCGCTCGTGGCGTTTCCCACGAGCCAGAGCTCGAAACGTTTCGAACGGCAACAAACACTGTTTcggaaaattatttacttccAAACAGGACGCCGCTGTAATAATGCATTCGTTCTACGATAATGATCAAGAGGGATGGGGGAGACGGAAGGAGGCTGAGGGGGGGGGAGTGATTGCATGTGGGTGGGTGGTTTTGTGCTCCTGTTTACACCACGCTGTGTGTCGGGAAATGAATGCTTTTCGTGGAATTTTGCCAttcttttgccgttttttttttagttgttgttCTTCAAATGCCAACCAAGGATGGAACAGACGGTTAGGGATCGTTCCCGACCGACTGTTATGTCGGGCGgacacaacaaccaaaaggGACCGATGGTGAATCAGTGTTTTGCTGCggtggatgtgtgtttgtgttgtaaaTTGACTAACGATCCTCCCGAAACTCCCGAACAGTGCACAATGCGTCCGAAGCGATTAAAACGATCCAATTGAGTCGAGATTTTGCCAGCGAAACTGCGGTCGATCGCGTCAGTACCGTAAATAGATCAACCAGACCTGTTGTTGGCGGTGTGTATTTGAaggttaattaattttcctgaACGTACGTATATATGATACAAAATGAGGCACTAAATGGCCTTTCCTAAAAGTATATTTTTTTCGGTTACAACGACAAACTATTTACTTGCGCATTACAGTTACATTTCAATCAGAAAATGGCAACACATTTTGCCGTTGGCAAACAATCGAGAGACAATCAACACACGAAGCCTTATCATGCAAATCATCAGCGTCCCAAGCGATGACACGCTCCAATTAGTTTCATTTATTCTCAATTCTCAATGTTTTCAATCATTCCGAACCGGTATTGGGACAGAACGTATCGAGCTGACAGTCCTACAGCTGCCCGTGTACGGTGGCCGTGGGTGTTTATAAATAAGATGGTAATTATTTAACAGTAGCTTGCAGTTTATTCAACCATCGGTAATGCTCTTTATAATGAGCTGCAGCATAAAGTTTGCAGCAGGGTGGACGGACCCGGTATGCACCAttgtgatttgtttatttttccatcaaaCTTTAAGCTGACACTAACTGACATACGGTCATTCATTTCTGCTTATCTTGAAGAAATTTTGTAAAGTATTGGtagaaattttcatttttaaaaaagcataattGTAACTTGGAGTTTTCTCCTCTGGTATTGATCATTGCAAATTAGTTTAAATTATATCAAACGAATAAAATGCTTAAGTGTGGTCTACTAAACCTACAAGGTAGACAAACCttcaaatttttaatcataattaaacaaatttaacaaaaaattggaaacaaaGCTGCAACGCAAAGCAGCGAAAGAAATACGTACCCTTCCACTGCGATCGGTAGAGTTGAGATTTTCCTTCGAGATGCCATTCTCCAGAATGTCTCGAAACACTTCCTTCAGCAGATATTCGTTTGCATCGCGGGATGCACGCAGCAGCGTCGTCACCGTCGGTACCTGCTCAAGACTCATCCTGAGGGCACGTATCCGCGAGCTTAGCGTGGGACTAGAAGCAGAACGAGAGATAGAAGTAGTGTTAGAAAGTAATGCCACGGTAAGAAAGCATCGGAATTCGCTTTTGGGATGTTTAATTTCGAAACATGTCATATGCTACTGACGTCAGAAGTTTAGGACGGTGGGTCGGTTTATTCATTTCCAAATGTCTTATGTTTCCTCGCGCAactaaaaatttgaacaaaaccGTTCCCGATAATGCATGGCAGAATGAGCGAGCGAGTTGCATCAGTATCGAGCCACACAACAGTTGCACAATTCGTTTGTGGGAAGATTTACACACTGCTCTTGGTGCCGTTGACCGAGGAATGTGTTGgtctcttccttcttttcacGCCCTAACCCACCCACATCA encodes the following:
- the LOC126561085 gene encoding uncharacterized protein LOC126561085, encoding MRLLTVCVWWILSLVNNCINEQLIIQLPETFANQSYAQFQRSCREVFNFTDPRNCCSIPYLLPLDVLEPCIQRIPLTSNAWEGENKCSAQYWTETNECNMLVRKLNECPYFLVHSDSF
- the LOC126561478 gene encoding transcription factor Sp4, with the protein product MTEYKCVNFSELCRLCASTNGPRLGIYSDEGRKKRINHKIAESLGIKITESDRLPKSVCTACLKQVEAHKEFREAAVRAQSLLESCLHSRSVENGGKVYIRDVKAKDTPQTVTRTQTSVVHISPTTTVASNRTLQAKSTQQQQQQQRQQQQRQQQTTTATAAPILINTVPKSIVQTVNGSGTIVSTISSSGANVQPNVSLSAVPSTMRTSTGGDFLSSIIQSVGIKAEGEVNQMVQTTGHQQQQQQQQLNQPQILTIQNQQQPNQQYTITFDAGTTIKGNNIQYKLENSAQAQTTFTQVDEFIKIKSSPQKPIKRDAAPIAKTDATEAKRKRTIQIIKQPVQQASPQKTTNVGNFTIEAPTITSPGTAAGTVSSANMIISNAGTIYTSTPQKTYNLPEVKLISNNNNNSNNRCIVPVVLKSDGSTDDVSNNNNNNNSAPTISMLGQQVVSNAPQNQQVQLLLKFETGPDGVMRLAPVQHPPLAMQQTAMPQYSMATIAQPVTAMPPMTIIGQNQPMVQAQVSNGNYVTLVGKTSSQTQTIADNGGQPASVVMTTTPVQQAALQPVHQHQQQQQQQQQQQQQQQQQQQQQQQQQQQQQQQQQQQQQQIQTQIVKKPQQSTNTTTTAVQQNQQRAIVSHATSAGPKSELRVVTAPRKAIPPRQPTSNPPKLAHAATAPKQTTIINGQDGNGQKGTSSTSAGDKPASTTGGRVGLVITSARSLASSNGSNVSMLNNTSASNSSENRSLSDHDSSGNENAESKAERNAQSLVASQQMNAISAMSSKTESVASDQQAKGSGGRPGEHVGNATGRTDGAVSITTCDVCHKTFGRKEHLVQHLKSHIGLRPFKCEAADCNKSFSRKEHLLRHTVSHTGQKQFDCDKCQKMFSRKDNLNKHRKTHQELPNSSTFSCKICNNEFTSKNQFLKHKVTNGCYDEKSDPLKPTLTKKQIVKLEPKQQTSVNTITVLDSTSTVSKASQPPPLAQAVVPSVVASEPPQQATVVQSVPLTITHMPTATATIQLPIQQQVHQLIQQQQPQYQNGTTTQQHQQQQQQIFTIPAQIPTANGKSIIQHLQIALPNNMTGQTLTTVSSAANSGTVQTLTNAQGATLASLGAGRTTIINSMDGNAVFTLPSNIIFDTPQIITTSRQS